Proteins encoded in a region of the Terriglobia bacterium genome:
- a CDS encoding nucleotidyl transferase AbiEii/AbiGii toxin family protein has protein sequence MLTLPQVRRYSTQSGLRDMMIAEKEVVLTFLLQLLSERGILDRLAFKGGTCLRKMFIGSQGRFSTDLDFTALEEDDHEDVILAMMEAFEQEFHGIMFQIPENSYYETQDGLSWGVNPTYSHGWNGAGDSEIKLQISRRETPTLPPERKPQCDQSYFGLLPFAPAEITCLALPEILAEKIRACYQRNKARDIYDLGIYARRPLDQALIRHLVVLKLWQAGDTFDPARLMRKFEEGRDFDWDDLRDLVRRTEEIDREKICGACVRGFGFLAELTPEERTLANDPHHREQALAERLRGGL, from the coding sequence ATGCTCACACTGCCCCAGGTGCGGCGCTACTCCACGCAATCCGGCCTTCGCGACATGATGATTGCCGAGAAGGAAGTCGTGCTGACCTTTCTGCTCCAGCTTCTCTCGGAGCGAGGAATTCTGGACCGGCTGGCCTTCAAGGGCGGAACCTGCCTGCGGAAAATGTTTATCGGAAGCCAGGGGCGGTTTTCGACCGATCTGGATTTCACGGCTCTTGAGGAGGACGATCACGAGGATGTCATCCTTGCGATGATGGAGGCGTTCGAACAGGAATTTCACGGGATCATGTTCCAGATTCCCGAAAACAGCTACTACGAAACACAGGACGGTCTGTCGTGGGGCGTGAATCCGACCTATTCGCATGGATGGAACGGTGCCGGTGACAGCGAAATAAAACTGCAAATCAGCCGCCGCGAGACACCGACGCTGCCGCCGGAGCGCAAACCTCAATGCGACCAGAGTTATTTCGGGCTGTTGCCGTTCGCTCCTGCTGAAATCACATGCCTTGCACTGCCCGAAATTCTCGCCGAAAAAATTCGCGCCTGCTATCAGCGGAACAAGGCACGTGACATTTACGATCTCGGGATATACGCGAGACGGCCGCTTGATCAGGCGCTCATCCGTCACCTTGTCGTGCTAAAGCTCTGGCAGGCGGGCGACACATTTGATCCCGCGCGCCTGATGAGGAAATTCGAGGAGGGCAGGGACTTCGACTGGGATGACCTGCGCGACCTTGTGCGTCGCACCGAAGAGATTGACCGTGAGAAAATCTGCGGTGCTTGCGTTAGAGGTTTTGGATTTCTCGCAGAGCTGACACCGGAAGAACGGACGCTGGCCAATGACCCTCATCACCGTGAGCAGGCCTTGGCGGAAAGACTGCGCGGGGGTTTGTGA
- a CDS encoding lytic transglycosylase domain-containing protein codes for MPEVVVCLVIFSTLMLAQAGGTTSKRMPMGEALSDVQNHINRAASAAGALQKAAPLLERAQSEISRGERREAMASYQEARLLLESTPPSAMTAPLLRSVSTDLDRIISSLSPGRPAAGGLMSDSILQDDSQRAIRQYLAYYQGKGRSTLELGWKRMGAYQPALESILRERNLPSELVYLGITESGFNRWALSPRQARGIWQFIPTTAARYGLVQTPGTDERIDPIKSTMAAAEYLKDLYGSFGDWYLALAAYNAGENRIRSAMARTGIRDFWTLRRLGLLPRETANYVPAVLATISISRNPREFGFLNPSPRGAPDSKLKAHGENRGYKE; via the coding sequence GTGCCAGAAGTCGTCGTGTGCCTGGTGATTTTTTCGACCCTCATGCTGGCTCAGGCTGGGGGTACAACATCGAAGCGCATGCCGATGGGTGAAGCCCTCTCAGACGTTCAGAACCATATCAATCGAGCGGCCTCTGCGGCGGGGGCCCTCCAGAAGGCGGCACCGCTGCTGGAGCGGGCACAATCGGAAATCTCCCGAGGGGAGCGCAGGGAGGCCATGGCCTCGTATCAAGAGGCGCGGTTGTTGCTCGAGAGTACTCCCCCCTCAGCCATGACCGCCCCCTTGCTTCGATCGGTCTCAACGGATCTCGACCGAATCATCTCCTCTCTCTCCCCCGGGCGGCCTGCAGCAGGTGGCCTGATGTCCGACTCTATTCTCCAGGACGATTCCCAACGTGCCATAAGGCAATACCTTGCTTACTACCAGGGCAAGGGACGTTCCACCCTGGAGCTGGGCTGGAAGCGAATGGGTGCTTACCAGCCGGCCCTCGAGTCGATCCTGCGGGAAAGAAATCTCCCTTCTGAACTGGTTTATCTCGGGATCACTGAGAGTGGGTTCAATCGATGGGCACTTTCCCCCAGGCAGGCCCGCGGGATCTGGCAATTTATTCCTACAACGGCCGCTCGGTACGGTTTGGTCCAGACTCCAGGCACCGATGAACGGATCGATCCCATCAAATCAACGATGGCGGCAGCGGAATATCTGAAGGACCTCTACGGATCATTTGGCGACTGGTATCTCGCCTTGGCAGCTTACAATGCCGGAGAAAACCGTATCCGGTCTGCAATGGCCCGCACGGGGATCAGGGATTTTTGGACATTAAGGAGGTTGGGATTGCTGCCCCGGGAAACGGCCAATTACGTACCGGCCGTTTTGGCCACCATCAGCATCTCCCGCAATCCCCGAGAATTCGGCTTCTTGAACCCCTCGCCGCGAGGCGCCCCGGATTCAAAGCTGAAAGCCCACGGCGAGAACCGTGGGTACAAGGAATAA
- a CDS encoding nitrous oxide reductase accessory protein NosL, translating into MILIIAVASSVFFLEKRKTSASVCPACDREMHEGWTFTLTFKNGKKVSLCCAKCGLLEAAQHKSELISATATEFYTRKAIASQKAVYVWDSSVDHCMMPEKRDWTDRRPMQLVWDRCIPSLIPFETREEAVQFQHENGGTVVDYAEAIRLAQPSTGSHH; encoded by the coding sequence ATGATTCTAATCATTGCCGTGGCTTCGTCCGTTTTCTTCCTCGAAAAACGGAAGACCTCCGCCTCCGTTTGCCCTGCGTGTGATAGAGAAATGCATGAAGGGTGGACATTCACCCTGACGTTTAAGAATGGAAAGAAGGTCAGCCTGTGCTGCGCCAAGTGCGGACTCCTGGAGGCGGCGCAGCACAAGTCCGAGCTGATCTCCGCGACCGCGACGGAATTCTATACCCGCAAGGCCATCGCTTCCCAGAAGGCGGTGTACGTCTGGGATTCCAGCGTGGACCATTGCATGATGCCCGAAAAAAGGGACTGGACCGACCGCCGACCCATGCAACTGGTGTGGGACCGTTGTATCCCCAGCCTGATTCCCTTTGAAACCCGGGAGGAAGCCGTTCAGTTCCAGCATGAGAATGGCGGAACCGTCGTGGATTATGCGGAAGCGATCCGGCTGGCTCAGCCCTCTACCGGTTCCCATCATTGA
- a CDS encoding heavy metal translocating P-type ATPase — protein MDVDPENSAGTYEYEGQTYFFCNPRCLERFRTDPLKFLKAHVENRSMSVPPRVVLAQPLDAESEYTCPMDPEVGQKGPGACPKCGMALEPRMISAPKVKTEYVCPMHPEIVRTGPGACPICGMALEPRTVSAGEEINPELVAMRRRFWISLALTVPTLLLAMSDMIPGQPLKHAFGSRATIWIQLVLATPVVVWGGWPFFQRGWASVVNRSLNMFTLISVGTGTAYVYSVVATLAPGIFPASFRGHAGEVAVYFEAAAAITTLVLLGQVLELKARSKTSSAIKALLGLAPKTARFLAEDGSERDLPLDQVKPGDRLRIRPGERVPVDGIILEGSSSLDESMVTGESIPVEKILGSRVTGGTVNGTGTLIMRAERVGSETLLAQIVRMVSEAQRSRAPIQRLADVVSSYFVPAVVLIAVATFIIWSRLGPEPRMAYALVNAVAVLIIACPCALGLATPMSIMVGTGRGAMAGVLIRNAEALEVLEKVDTLVVDKTGTLTEGRPRLLSLLALPPWGETELLRLAASLERGSEHPLAAAIVASAQEKQLDLSDVSDFTSVTGKGVKGRVMAHEVVLGTLKLFEESNIPSSSLAEQAEALRREGQTVLFVAIDGHPAGMLGVADPIKKSTPEAIQMLHEEGVRIVMLTGDSRTTAEAVARQLGIDRMEAEVLPEQKGEVVKRLQREGRIVAMAGDGINDAPALAQAQVGIAMGTGTDVAMESAGITLVKGDLRGIARARRLSRATMRNIRQNLFFAFIYNSIGVPVAAGILYPVFGLLLSPMLASAAMTFSSVSVISNALRLRRLTL, from the coding sequence ATGGACGTAGATCCCGAAAATTCGGCCGGGACATACGAGTACGAGGGGCAAACGTACTTCTTCTGCAACCCGCGGTGTCTCGAACGATTCCGGACCGACCCTTTGAAGTTTTTGAAGGCCCATGTTGAAAACCGTTCCATGAGTGTCCCTCCCCGCGTCGTGTTGGCACAACCCCTGGATGCTGAAAGTGAGTACACGTGCCCCATGGATCCGGAGGTAGGACAGAAAGGCCCTGGCGCCTGTCCCAAGTGCGGCATGGCGTTGGAGCCCCGGATGATTTCCGCGCCGAAGGTCAAAACGGAATATGTGTGTCCCATGCATCCGGAAATTGTTCGGACAGGACCGGGTGCATGCCCGATTTGTGGAATGGCCCTGGAACCTCGAACGGTATCTGCGGGCGAGGAGATCAATCCGGAGCTTGTGGCGATGAGGCGCAGGTTCTGGATCAGCCTCGCGCTCACCGTTCCCACGCTCCTTCTGGCGATGTCGGACATGATCCCGGGACAACCTTTGAAACATGCCTTCGGGTCGCGCGCGACGATTTGGATCCAACTGGTGCTGGCCACGCCCGTCGTTGTGTGGGGCGGGTGGCCATTCTTCCAGCGCGGCTGGGCTTCTGTTGTGAATCGCAGCCTGAACATGTTCACTTTGATCTCCGTGGGTACCGGCACCGCTTATGTTTACAGTGTTGTGGCGACCCTGGCGCCCGGAATCTTTCCTGCTTCCTTTCGAGGTCACGCAGGCGAGGTGGCGGTTTACTTTGAAGCGGCGGCGGCTATCACCACGCTGGTCTTGCTGGGACAGGTGCTAGAACTGAAGGCCCGCAGTAAGACCAGCAGTGCCATCAAGGCGCTCCTGGGCCTCGCACCGAAAACCGCGCGCTTTCTTGCTGAAGATGGTTCTGAGCGCGATCTCCCCTTAGATCAGGTCAAGCCGGGTGACCGGCTGAGGATCCGGCCGGGGGAAAGGGTGCCGGTGGATGGCATTATTCTCGAAGGCTCGAGCTCCCTCGACGAATCCATGGTGACAGGGGAGTCCATTCCTGTGGAAAAAATCCTGGGAAGTCGTGTCACGGGCGGAACGGTCAACGGGACAGGGACCCTGATCATGCGAGCGGAACGCGTGGGCAGTGAAACGCTGCTGGCGCAAATCGTGCGCATGGTGAGTGAAGCCCAGCGAAGCCGCGCCCCCATTCAGCGTCTGGCCGATGTCGTATCCTCGTATTTTGTCCCCGCCGTTGTCTTGATCGCGGTGGCCACATTCATTATCTGGAGCAGATTGGGACCGGAACCCCGCATGGCTTACGCGCTGGTCAACGCCGTGGCCGTGTTGATTATCGCTTGTCCCTGTGCGCTGGGACTGGCTACCCCCATGTCCATTATGGTGGGGACGGGACGCGGCGCCATGGCTGGGGTCCTGATCAGAAACGCAGAAGCCCTCGAAGTGCTTGAGAAGGTCGACACCCTGGTGGTCGATAAGACTGGCACCCTCACTGAAGGAAGGCCCCGGCTCCTCTCTCTCCTGGCCCTGCCGCCCTGGGGGGAAACCGAGTTGCTCCGGCTGGCGGCAAGCCTCGAACGGGGAAGCGAGCATCCGCTGGCTGCAGCCATCGTGGCCTCTGCCCAGGAGAAACAGCTGGATCTCTCCGATGTGAGTGACTTTACCTCGGTGACCGGAAAAGGCGTGAAGGGGCGGGTGATGGCGCATGAAGTGGTGCTTGGCACTCTTAAACTCTTCGAGGAATCGAATATTCCATCCAGCTCTTTGGCGGAACAGGCCGAAGCGCTGCGGCGGGAGGGACAGACAGTCCTGTTTGTCGCGATCGATGGCCACCCTGCCGGGATGCTGGGCGTGGCCGATCCCATCAAGAAGTCCACACCGGAAGCGATTCAAATGCTGCATGAAGAAGGGGTCCGGATCGTCATGCTGACTGGCGACAGCCGCACGACCGCCGAGGCCGTCGCTCGACAACTGGGGATTGACCGCATGGAGGCCGAAGTCCTCCCCGAACAGAAGGGCGAAGTGGTGAAGCGCCTTCAAAGGGAAGGAAGAATTGTTGCGATGGCGGGCGATGGAATCAATGACGCCCCCGCGCTGGCCCAGGCTCAAGTCGGAATCGCCATGGGAACAGGCACCGACGTGGCGATGGAGAGCGCAGGAATTACCCTCGTGAAAGGGGACCTGCGCGGCATCGCCAGGGCGCGGCGGTTGAGCCGTGCCACCATGCGCAATATCCGACAGAACCTTTTTTTCGCATTCATTTATAACTCGATTGGCGTCCCTGTGGCGGCAGGGATTCTTTACCCGGTGTTCGGCCTCCTGCTCAGCCCCATGCTGGCCAGCGCCGCCATGACCTTCAGCTCGGTTTCGGTCATCAGTAACGCGCTGCGGCTGCGCCGGTTGACTTTGTAA
- a CDS encoding cation:proton antiporter encodes MPFVPIAAIAVGTIALLVSGRPALKIGMSQAAGLSFGLCAIALAVALIPHEWRIWLGGHGAGDPLLTFFRGVGLTGLIFLAGTRFHPEDLPRVWRISFLAVALNALGGVVMVLLLTRLASAEAGPAVLTAAATLGPSGWIVGELSFHLSKSAAKPIASARIASASMIFFWVLVVCFFSIFQELAARQASRSAYIVVGSYELLKWVLFFSAAYWIGSQLLGRTAVRAKEWPISIRFLLFAFLAFGFALIALGQLGAFVWAYLAGALFNRTKTGTELSDRRRPLSNALLVCFVFLPMFLQSHGRRISGVGIILVVVGIALLIKFGLMRSAALWGGASPSDANFIASATVASGETAIMFLGFGIAKWLIDGPTYFAVLAFALLSTLLGPVLLHFIDREKPMLTSS; translated from the coding sequence TTGCCATTCGTCCCCATAGCAGCCATCGCAGTTGGTACCATCGCCTTGCTGGTGAGCGGGCGCCCGGCTCTGAAGATAGGCATGAGTCAGGCGGCCGGGCTGAGCTTCGGCTTGTGTGCGATCGCACTGGCCGTGGCGCTGATTCCGCACGAATGGCGTATCTGGCTGGGGGGCCACGGAGCCGGCGATCCCCTCCTGACATTCTTCCGCGGAGTGGGATTAACCGGATTAATTTTCCTTGCGGGAACGCGATTCCATCCGGAAGACCTTCCCCGGGTATGGCGAATCTCCTTCTTGGCGGTGGCCCTCAATGCGTTGGGGGGAGTGGTGATGGTTCTGTTGTTGACGCGACTGGCAAGTGCAGAAGCCGGGCCGGCCGTGTTGACGGCCGCGGCAACCCTCGGCCCGAGCGGGTGGATCGTCGGCGAGCTGTCATTCCATCTTTCGAAGTCAGCCGCCAAGCCCATCGCGTCCGCCAGAATCGCGTCCGCTTCGATGATTTTTTTCTGGGTCCTGGTTGTTTGTTTCTTCTCGATCTTCCAAGAACTCGCTGCCAGACAAGCGTCCCGATCCGCATACATCGTGGTTGGAAGCTATGAGCTGTTGAAGTGGGTGCTCTTCTTTTCTGCGGCGTATTGGATAGGCAGCCAGTTGCTCGGTCGCACAGCAGTTCGGGCAAAGGAATGGCCGATTTCCATCCGTTTCCTGCTTTTTGCGTTTTTGGCCTTTGGTTTTGCTTTGATTGCGCTTGGCCAGCTCGGAGCGTTTGTGTGGGCTTACCTGGCAGGTGCTCTCTTTAACCGAACCAAGACAGGAACAGAACTCAGCGACAGGCGGCGTCCTTTAAGCAATGCGCTCCTCGTGTGCTTTGTCTTCCTGCCGATGTTCCTGCAATCTCATGGGAGGAGAATTTCCGGTGTAGGGATAATTCTGGTCGTCGTGGGCATTGCACTTCTGATCAAATTCGGCCTCATGAGATCAGCCGCGCTGTGGGGAGGCGCTTCTCCAAGCGACGCAAATTTCATCGCTTCTGCGACGGTGGCCTCCGGAGAGACCGCAATCATGTTTTTGGGGTTTGGCATCGCAAAATGGCTCATCGACGGCCCCACGTACTTTGCCGTACTCGCTTTCGCATTGCTCTCGACCCTGCTCGGCCCCGTTCTTCTCCACTTCATAGATCGGGAGAAGCCTATGCTGACGAGCTCATGA